In Rhizobium oryzihabitans, one DNA window encodes the following:
- a CDS encoding DMT family transporter: protein MQKGFLLGLFAYASFSWGDATIKSLGSQVSVFEIGFFSILFSGIFIFFSKPREERWREFWRMSRPFAVHGRAISGLFAGILGIYAFTTIPLAEAYALIFLSPLFVTVLSAVVLKEDIGPWRWAAVLAGIVGVILVVRPGFKTLELGHFAAIGVAFLAAMTIVLLRSLAGKEKRTSIMGVLLIYGLTFNGLASIPEFVMPNLHQLVAFAFIGLCTATGQITLLVATRIAPASQIAPSHYSQILWAVAIGMAFFHEYPDAIAVLGLAVIAASGLLTMIREKVRLGTVRWNPFFRNRL, encoded by the coding sequence ATGCAAAAGGGTTTTCTGCTCGGTCTGTTCGCTTATGCGAGCTTTTCCTGGGGCGATGCCACGATCAAGTCGCTTGGATCACAGGTCAGCGTTTTCGAGATCGGCTTCTTCAGCATATTGTTTTCCGGCATCTTCATCTTCTTCAGCAAACCCCGCGAAGAAAGGTGGCGTGAATTCTGGCGCATGAGCCGTCCCTTCGCCGTGCACGGCCGGGCGATCTCGGGTCTGTTTGCCGGTATTCTCGGCATTTACGCCTTCACCACCATTCCCTTGGCGGAAGCCTATGCGCTGATCTTCCTGTCGCCGCTCTTCGTCACCGTGCTGTCGGCCGTTGTCCTCAAGGAAGATATCGGGCCGTGGCGCTGGGCGGCGGTTCTGGCCGGCATCGTCGGCGTCATTCTTGTCGTGCGGCCCGGCTTCAAGACGCTGGAACTCGGGCATTTCGCCGCGATCGGTGTTGCATTTCTGGCAGCCATGACCATCGTTTTGCTGCGCTCGCTGGCGGGTAAGGAAAAGCGCACCTCGATCATGGGCGTGCTGTTGATCTACGGTCTCACCTTCAACGGCCTTGCCTCCATCCCTGAATTCGTCATGCCCAATCTGCACCAGCTTGTTGCCTTTGCCTTCATCGGGCTTTGCACGGCAACGGGACAGATAACGCTTCTGGTGGCAACCCGCATCGCGCCGGCGAGCCAGATCGCGCCGTCGCATTATTCGCAAATCCTCTGGGCCGTCGCGATCGGCATGGCCTTCTTCCACGAATATCCGGATGCGATTGCCGTTCTCGGTCTCGCCGTCATTGCGGCCTCGGGACTGCTGACGATGATCCGTGAAAAGGTGAGGCTTGGCACCGTGCGCTGGAACCCGTTTTTCCGCAATCGTCTCTGA
- a CDS encoding glutathione S-transferase family protein, with product MLVDGKWTAEWHPVQATDRKGGFVRQTSGFRNWVTPDGSVGPTGEGGFKAEARRYHLYVALICPWASRTLIGRKLKKLEEVISVSVVEPALSDEGWRFGDYPGSGRDGLNGFTYMHEAYTSADPHYTGRATVPVLWDKKTKTIVNNESADILRMLNSGFGDLADNDVDLYPQDLRGEIDALNDHIYPRLNNGVYRTGFATTQLAYEEAFAEVFATLQELETRLASGGPFLFGDRLTETDVRLFVTLVRFDAAYYGLFKCNLRRIADYPALQAYMMRVLTVPGVRDTVNIDHIKRGYYSIKALNPTRIVPVGPDLPGLDEVSAGTV from the coding sequence ATGCTCGTTGATGGAAAATGGACGGCCGAGTGGCATCCCGTGCAGGCGACCGACAGGAAGGGTGGCTTCGTTCGCCAGACATCCGGTTTCCGCAACTGGGTGACGCCTGATGGTTCGGTTGGCCCGACGGGTGAGGGCGGTTTCAAAGCTGAGGCCAGGCGCTATCACCTCTATGTCGCGCTGATATGCCCATGGGCATCGCGCACGCTGATCGGCCGCAAACTCAAGAAGCTGGAAGAGGTGATTTCGGTTTCCGTGGTCGAGCCGGCGCTTTCCGATGAGGGCTGGAGGTTCGGCGATTATCCGGGCTCGGGACGCGACGGGCTGAATGGCTTCACCTATATGCACGAGGCCTATACCAGCGCCGATCCGCACTATACCGGTCGTGCCACCGTTCCCGTGTTGTGGGACAAAAAAACGAAAACCATCGTCAACAACGAATCCGCCGATATTCTGCGCATGCTGAATTCCGGCTTCGGCGATCTGGCCGATAATGACGTCGACCTTTATCCGCAAGATTTGCGGGGCGAGATCGATGCCCTCAACGACCACATCTATCCGCGCCTCAACAACGGTGTCTACAGAACCGGTTTCGCCACCACCCAGCTTGCCTATGAGGAAGCCTTCGCCGAGGTCTTCGCGACACTTCAGGAACTGGAAACCCGCCTCGCATCAGGCGGACCTTTCCTCTTCGGAGATCGCCTGACAGAAACGGATGTCCGGCTTTTCGTGACGCTGGTGCGTTTCGATGCTGCCTATTACGGCCTGTTCAAGTGCAATCTTCGCCGTATTGCCGATTATCCTGCCCTGCAGGCTTATATGATGCGGGTGCTGACTGTTCCGGGCGTGCGCGACACGGTGAATATCGACCACATCAAGCGCGGTTATTATTCGATCAAGGCGCTCAATCCGACCCGGATCGTGCCGGTCGGTCCCGATCTTCCGGGGCTTGACGAGGTTTCCGCGGGAACTGTGTGA
- a CDS encoding LysR family transcriptional regulator — MDPRRRLVPDIVTLQAFECAARHGNFTRAAEELNLTQSAVSRQIGELEAQTGMQLFERIRRRVVLSEAGRKFLPDVRRLLQQSEQLMVRAVSAGTSHASLSVATLPTFGSRWLMPRLHRFIDANPDMTITIGSRSHPFDFDEEGFDLAIHYGQPVWAHGTCTFLCNEVIVPVASPTLLQRAGMREPGDFNRQPLLHVTTRPKLWTEWLEMNGVTAENAYKGSRFDQFSMIIEAAISGIGFALLPKYLIEAELVSGRLEIVFDIPLQTDKSYYVALPEGRQDNVLARAFQAWLLDQVGKPA; from the coding sequence ATGGATCCGCGCAGAAGACTGGTCCCTGACATCGTCACCCTGCAAGCTTTCGAGTGTGCTGCAAGGCATGGGAATTTTACCCGTGCGGCGGAAGAACTCAACCTCACGCAAAGCGCCGTCAGCCGGCAGATCGGCGAACTCGAGGCCCAGACCGGGATGCAGCTTTTCGAACGCATCCGCCGGCGCGTCGTCTTATCGGAAGCGGGCCGTAAATTTCTGCCCGATGTGCGGCGCCTGCTGCAGCAATCCGAACAGCTGATGGTGCGCGCGGTTTCGGCCGGAACATCGCACGCCTCGCTTTCCGTCGCCACTCTGCCAACGTTTGGCAGCCGCTGGCTGATGCCACGTCTGCACCGCTTCATCGATGCCAATCCGGACATGACGATCACCATCGGCTCGCGCTCGCACCCCTTCGATTTCGACGAGGAAGGTTTCGACCTCGCCATTCATTACGGCCAACCGGTCTGGGCACACGGCACCTGCACCTTTTTATGCAATGAGGTGATCGTGCCGGTCGCCAGCCCCACTCTGCTTCAGCGCGCAGGAATGAGAGAGCCCGGCGATTTCAACCGGCAGCCATTGTTGCATGTGACCACGCGCCCGAAACTGTGGACGGAATGGCTGGAGATGAACGGGGTAACGGCAGAGAATGCCTATAAGGGCAGCCGTTTCGACCAGTTTTCGATGATCATTGAAGCGGCCATAAGCGGCATCGGTTTTGCCCTCTTGCCGAAATATCTGATCGAGGCGGAACTCGTCTCCGGCCGCCTCGAAATCGTCTTCGATATCCCCCTGCAAACCGACAAGAGCTATTACGTTGCCCTGCCGGAAGGGCGGCAGGACAATGTCCTTGCCCGCGCCTTCCAGGCATGGCTTCTCGATCAGGTCGGCAAGCCGGCTTAG
- the amaB gene encoding L-piperidine-6-carboxylate dehydrogenase — protein MDATTKLDVKKEAAALLDRMGVARDLYIGGDMASFSPVTGEQVASLRTVSVEDVAAVVEKADAAFKTWRNVPAPRRGELIRLLGEELRTFKADLGRLVSLEAGKVPSEGLGEVQEMIDICDFAVGLSRQLYGLTIATERPGHRMMETWHPLGVVGVISAFNFPVAVWSWNAALALVCGNSVVWKPSEKTPLTALAVQGIFERAAARFGDAPEGLSQLLIGDRAVGEALVDNPKVPLVSATGSTRMGRDVGPRLAKRFARAILELGGNNAGIVCPSADLDMALRAIAFGAMGTAGQRCTTLRRLFVHDSVYDQLVPRLKKAYASVSVGNPLETSALVGPLVDKAAFDGMQKALEAAKAHDGVVNGGGRVDTGAPDAYYVKPALVEMPKQAGPVLEETFAPILYVMKYSDLDQAIDAHNAVAAGLSSSIFTRDIQESERFLSSEGSDCGIANVNIGTSGAEIGGAFGGEKETGGGRESGSDAWKAYMRRATNTINYSKALPLAQGVSFDIE, from the coding sequence ATGGATGCGACCACGAAGCTTGACGTGAAAAAGGAAGCCGCGGCCCTGCTCGACCGGATGGGTGTTGCCCGCGATCTTTACATCGGTGGCGACATGGCGTCCTTCAGCCCGGTTACGGGTGAACAGGTCGCCAGCCTCAGGACCGTTTCGGTCGAAGATGTCGCAGCCGTGGTCGAGAAGGCCGATGCGGCCTTCAAGACATGGCGCAACGTGCCGGCACCCCGCCGTGGCGAGTTGATCCGGCTTTTGGGCGAAGAGCTGCGCACCTTCAAGGCCGACCTCGGCCGCCTTGTTTCGCTGGAAGCGGGCAAGGTGCCGTCCGAGGGTCTCGGCGAAGTGCAGGAAATGATCGATATCTGCGATTTCGCCGTCGGCCTCTCCCGCCAGCTTTACGGCCTCACCATTGCCACGGAACGCCCTGGCCATCGCATGATGGAGACCTGGCATCCGCTCGGTGTTGTCGGCGTCATCTCGGCATTCAATTTCCCCGTTGCGGTCTGGTCGTGGAACGCGGCGCTTGCGCTCGTCTGCGGCAATTCGGTGGTCTGGAAGCCATCTGAAAAGACCCCGCTCACGGCGCTTGCCGTGCAGGGCATCTTCGAGCGCGCGGCCGCCCGTTTTGGCGATGCGCCGGAAGGTCTTTCGCAGCTTCTGATCGGTGACCGCGCCGTGGGTGAGGCATTGGTGGACAACCCCAAGGTTCCGCTTGTTTCGGCCACCGGTTCCACCCGCATGGGCCGCGATGTCGGTCCGCGTCTGGCGAAACGCTTCGCCCGCGCCATTCTGGAACTTGGCGGCAACAATGCCGGCATCGTCTGCCCCTCTGCCGATCTCGACATGGCGCTGCGCGCCATTGCCTTCGGCGCCATGGGCACGGCCGGCCAGCGCTGCACCACGCTTCGCCGCCTCTTCGTGCATGACAGTGTTTACGACCAGCTCGTGCCGCGCCTGAAAAAGGCCTATGCCTCCGTTTCCGTCGGCAACCCGTTGGAAACCTCCGCACTCGTCGGCCCGCTGGTCGACAAGGCGGCTTTTGACGGCATGCAGAAGGCGCTCGAAGCGGCCAAAGCGCATGACGGTGTGGTGAATGGCGGCGGCCGCGTGGATACGGGTGCGCCGGATGCCTATTACGTCAAGCCCGCTCTGGTCGAAATGCCGAAGCAGGCTGGACCGGTGCTGGAAGAGACCTTCGCGCCGATCCTTTACGTGATGAAGTACAGCGATCTCGATCAGGCAATCGACGCGCATAACGCCGTCGCCGCTGGTCTGTCGTCATCGATCTTCACCCGCGACATTCAGGAATCGGAACGTTTCCTGTCGTCGGAAGGCTCGGATTGCGGCATTGCCAACGTCAATATCGGAACCTCGGGCGCAGAAATCGGCGGTGCCTTCGGTGGTGAGAAGGAAACCGGCGGCGGCCGCGAATCCGGCTCGGATGCGTGGAAGGCCTATATGCGCCGCGCTACCAACACGATCAATTACTCCAAGGCTCTGCCTTTGGCGCAGGGCGTGTCCTTCGACATCGAATAA
- a CDS encoding sulfonate ABC transporter substrate-binding protein: MPVITRRTLSASILAVAALSSLPLQAKAAEELKIGYQKTGLPVIARQQGVIEKPLEAKGVKVSWVEFTAGPPLVEALNVGSINVGWTGDAPPIFGQAAGSAIVYVAALPSNGKGEAVFTKPESGIKSVADLKGRKVGVGKGTSAHNLLVAALEKNGLKFSDIEVVYLTPADAAAAFASDKIDAWAVWDPFYAIAETRYKPVTLARTSDVLNVSTYFLANRDYAKSHADTINTTIDALGEAAKWSAANRDKVAAALHEVTGVPLEAQTLAANRSEFGITKIDDKIVASQQETADRFYRLGLIPKQISISDAVWSGATN; this comes from the coding sequence ATGCCAGTCATCACCCGCCGTACCCTCTCCGCCAGCATTCTCGCCGTTGCGGCATTATCCAGTCTGCCTTTGCAGGCTAAGGCGGCGGAAGAGCTGAAGATCGGTTATCAGAAAACCGGTCTGCCGGTGATCGCAAGGCAACAGGGCGTCATCGAAAAGCCGCTTGAAGCCAAGGGCGTCAAAGTGTCGTGGGTCGAATTCACTGCAGGCCCGCCGCTGGTGGAGGCCTTGAATGTCGGCTCGATCAATGTTGGCTGGACGGGTGATGCACCGCCGATTTTTGGTCAGGCGGCCGGTTCGGCCATCGTGTATGTTGCGGCCCTGCCCTCGAACGGTAAGGGCGAGGCGGTTTTCACCAAGCCGGAGAGCGGCATCAAGTCGGTTGCAGATCTCAAGGGCAGGAAGGTCGGCGTCGGCAAGGGCACCAGTGCTCATAATCTGCTGGTGGCGGCGCTGGAGAAGAACGGCCTGAAATTCAGCGATATCGAGGTGGTCTATCTCACCCCGGCTGATGCCGCCGCAGCTTTTGCCAGCGACAAGATCGACGCCTGGGCCGTCTGGGATCCTTTCTATGCGATTGCGGAGACTCGCTACAAACCGGTAACGCTCGCCCGTACCAGCGATGTCCTCAACGTCAGCACCTATTTCCTCGCCAATCGCGACTACGCAAAGTCGCATGCGGACACCATCAACACCACCATCGATGCCCTGGGCGAAGCGGCCAAATGGTCTGCCGCGAACCGTGACAAGGTTGCCGCAGCGCTGCACGAGGTGACGGGTGTGCCGCTGGAAGCGCAGACGCTTGCCGCCAACCGCTCAGAATTCGGGATTACCAAGATCGACGACAAGATCGTTGCCAGCCAGCAGGAAACCGCCGACCGCTTTTATCGTCTCGGCCTGATCCCGAAACAGATCAGCATCAGCGATGCCGTCTGGTCGGGCGCGACCAACTGA
- a CDS encoding ABC transporter permease subunit — MSTGKRIEIGGITGWLLPALILAGWEAAARAGLISANVLPAPSAVAEAFWRLLLSGELLANIGVSSARALVGFAIGGSIGFIFGLANGLSKFSRSFTDTTLQMIRNIPHLALIPLVILWFGIDEEAKLFLVALGVFFPIYINTLLGIQGVDPQLVEMGRTYGMSPFTLFRRVILPGALPSIFTGLRYALGIMWLTLIVAETISSSSGLGYMAMQAREFLLIDVVVLSILIYALLGKLADSFARFLESIFLQWHPAFKKV; from the coding sequence ATGAGCACCGGAAAGCGTATCGAGATTGGCGGCATCACAGGCTGGCTGCTCCCCGCACTCATTCTTGCGGGCTGGGAGGCGGCGGCGCGTGCCGGTCTGATTTCCGCCAATGTGCTGCCAGCCCCTTCCGCTGTCGCGGAAGCCTTCTGGCGGCTTCTGCTTTCGGGTGAGCTTCTCGCCAATATCGGCGTCAGTTCCGCTCGTGCGCTTGTGGGTTTCGCCATTGGCGGCTCCATCGGCTTCATTTTCGGATTGGCCAATGGCCTTTCCAAATTCTCCCGCAGCTTCACCGACACAACGCTGCAGATGATCCGCAACATCCCACATCTGGCGCTCATTCCGCTCGTTATCCTGTGGTTCGGCATCGACGAGGAGGCGAAGCTTTTCCTTGTGGCACTCGGGGTGTTTTTCCCGATCTACATCAACACGCTGCTCGGCATTCAGGGTGTCGATCCGCAACTGGTGGAGATGGGCCGCACCTATGGCATGTCGCCCTTCACCCTGTTCCGGCGGGTGATCCTGCCCGGTGCGCTGCCTTCCATTTTCACCGGCCTGCGTTATGCGCTCGGCATCATGTGGCTGACGCTTATCGTGGCCGAAACCATCTCCTCGTCCTCCGGCCTCGGCTACATGGCCATGCAGGCGCGCGAGTTCCTGCTGATCGATGTCGTCGTGCTGTCGATCCTCATCTATGCGCTTCTCGGCAAGCTGGCGGACAGTTTCGCCCGCTTCCTCGAAAGCATCTTCCTGCAATGGCATCCAGCCTTCAAGAAAGTCTGA
- a CDS encoding ABC transporter ATP-binding protein, which yields MSTSNVTTLRRPDAPPSSPPGAEPKVEQRGKQNDSKVAFSFRNLTKTFGDKPVLRGIDLDVREGEFLAIIGKSGCGKSTLLRILAGLDAPTSGTVSKDASSRTRMMFQEPRLLPWERIANNVSVGLTGIAKGEAANEQALAILDEVGLKDRAGEWPYVLSGGQKQRVALARALVAHPQILALDEPLGALDALTRIEMQLLLERIWRKQKFTAVLVTHDVSEAVALADRIVVIDEGRIALDLDVKLPRPRRHGTAEFAKLEEQVLNQLFGRGEISG from the coding sequence ATGTCGACCAGCAATGTTACGACGTTGAGACGCCCCGATGCCCCGCCATCCTCCCCGCCCGGGGCGGAGCCGAAGGTTGAACAGCGCGGCAAGCAGAACGACAGCAAGGTCGCCTTCAGCTTCCGAAATTTGACCAAGACCTTTGGCGACAAGCCGGTGCTGCGCGGCATCGATCTCGATGTGCGGGAAGGCGAGTTTCTGGCAATCATCGGCAAGAGCGGCTGCGGCAAGAGTACGCTTCTGCGTATCCTGGCCGGTCTCGATGCGCCCACAAGCGGCACCGTTTCGAAAGACGCATCGAGCCGCACCCGCATGATGTTTCAGGAGCCGCGCCTTCTGCCATGGGAGCGCATTGCAAACAATGTGTCCGTGGGCCTGACCGGCATTGCCAAAGGCGAGGCCGCGAATGAGCAGGCGCTTGCCATTCTCGACGAAGTCGGGCTGAAGGATCGGGCGGGCGAGTGGCCCTATGTCCTGTCCGGCGGTCAGAAGCAGCGCGTGGCGCTGGCGCGCGCACTGGTGGCCCATCCACAAATATTAGCGCTGGACGAACCGCTCGGCGCACTTGATGCACTCACCCGCATCGAAATGCAGCTTCTGCTCGAGCGCATCTGGCGCAAGCAGAAATTCACCGCCGTTCTCGTCACCCATGATGTCTCGGAAGCTGTTGCGCTTGCCGACCGCATTGTCGTCATCGATGAAGGACGCATTGCGCTTGATCTCGATGTGAAACTGCCGCGACCGCGCCGTCACGGCACAGCGGAATTTGCAAAGCTGGAAGAGCAGGTCCTGAACCAGCTCTTCGGGCGTGGCGAGATCAGTGGATAG
- the putA gene encoding bifunctional proline dehydrogenase/L-glutamate gamma-semialdehyde dehydrogenase PutA — MPAWHGRTALQRSRRQEEARSALPLLRPVGTHETLLAYLVRRLLENGANSSFVNRIADPAVPVDSLLEDPVAVVKAYTVPGARHDRIAAPEGLFGPERKNSAGLDLSSETTLAALDKTLKAGAATEWKATAPQAGGNTRPVLNPGDHNDIVGHVTEPTEADVEAAMQRAAASSWPSTPVEERAACLERAADAMQAEMPALLGLIMREAGKSMPNAIAEVREAIDFLRYYAAEARRNFKSGEAPLGPVVCISPWNFPLAIFIGQVTAALVAGNPVLAKPAEETPLIAAQGVRLLHEAGVPQDAVQLLPGDGKTGAALVGSPLTAGVMFTGSTEVARLIQGQLAGRVLANGQPVPLIAETGGQNAMIVDSSALAEQVVADVIASAFDSAGQRCSALRILCLQEDVADRTLTMLKGALHELRIGRTDKLSVDVGPVITAEAKGIIEKHIEGMRGLGHRIEQITLAGETGKGTFVPPTIIEMKSLADLKREVFGPVLHVIRFKRDNLDRLIDEINATGYGLTFGLHTRLDDTIQHVLSRVAAGNLYVNRNIIGAVVGVQPFGGRGLSGTGPKAGGPLYLGRVTQTAPKIDRVASQQDQAAVDLARWLDENGQTIAAEAARQAAALSGLGFETELAGPVGERNVYALHPRGKVLLIPATEQGLYRQLAAALATGNSVVIDNASGLEKAIYGLPATVTSRIAWADNWEKSAPFAGALIEGDAERVVTINKKIAALPGPLVLVQAATTEALSGESQPYTLDWLVEEVSVSVNTTAAGGNASLMSIG; from the coding sequence GTGCCTGCATGGCATGGGCGAACCGCTTTACAGCGAAGTCGTCGGCAAGAAGAAGCTCGATCGGCCCTGCCGCTTCTACGCCCCGTCGGCACGCATGAGACGCTGCTGGCCTATCTCGTCCGCCGCCTGCTGGAGAACGGTGCGAACTCTTCCTTCGTCAACCGCATCGCCGATCCTGCCGTGCCGGTGGACTCCCTGCTGGAAGACCCGGTTGCCGTCGTCAAGGCCTATACTGTTCCCGGCGCGCGTCACGACCGCATCGCCGCCCCCGAAGGCCTGTTCGGCCCGGAACGCAAAAACTCCGCCGGTCTCGATCTTTCCAGCGAAACGACGCTCGCCGCACTGGACAAAACCCTGAAGGCAGGTGCTGCGACGGAATGGAAAGCCACCGCGCCGCAGGCAGGTGGCAACACGCGCCCGGTTCTCAATCCCGGCGACCACAATGATATCGTCGGCCATGTGACGGAGCCGACTGAAGCCGATGTCGAAGCCGCCATGCAGCGGGCGGCAGCCTCAAGCTGGCCGTCCACCCCGGTGGAAGAACGCGCCGCCTGCCTGGAGCGGGCCGCCGACGCCATGCAGGCCGAAATGCCCGCCCTGCTCGGCCTCATCATGCGCGAGGCGGGAAAATCCATGCCCAACGCGATTGCCGAGGTGCGCGAGGCCATCGACTTCCTGCGTTATTACGCAGCGGAAGCCCGCAGGAACTTCAAATCCGGCGAGGCCCCGCTTGGCCCCGTCGTCTGCATCAGCCCGTGGAACTTCCCGCTCGCCATCTTCATCGGTCAGGTGACGGCGGCGCTGGTTGCCGGCAATCCGGTGCTGGCAAAGCCCGCCGAAGAAACGCCGCTGATTGCGGCGCAGGGCGTGCGCCTTCTCCATGAGGCAGGCGTTCCACAGGACGCCGTGCAGCTTCTGCCGGGCGACGGCAAGACGGGGGCGGCCCTTGTTGGTTCACCTCTTACAGCCGGTGTGATGTTCACCGGCTCCACGGAAGTGGCGCGGCTCATTCAGGGCCAGCTTGCCGGCCGGGTTCTAGCCAATGGCCAGCCGGTGCCGCTGATTGCCGAAACCGGCGGCCAGAACGCCATGATCGTCGATTCTTCCGCACTTGCCGAGCAGGTGGTCGCCGATGTCATCGCATCCGCTTTCGACAGCGCCGGCCAGCGCTGCTCGGCATTGCGCATCCTCTGCCTGCAGGAGGATGTGGCGGACCGCACGCTGACGATGCTGAAAGGCGCGCTACATGAATTGCGCATCGGCCGTACCGACAAGCTCTCCGTCGATGTCGGCCCCGTCATTACCGCCGAGGCGAAGGGCATCATCGAAAAGCACATCGAGGGCATGCGCGGGCTCGGCCATCGCATCGAACAGATCACGCTTGCCGGCGAAACCGGCAAGGGCACCTTCGTGCCGCCGACGATCATCGAGATGAAATCGCTCGCCGATCTGAAACGCGAAGTCTTCGGCCCGGTGCTGCACGTCATCCGCTTCAAGCGCGACAATCTCGACCGGCTGATCGATGAAATCAACGCCACCGGTTACGGCCTGACCTTCGGCCTGCATACGCGCCTCGACGATACGATCCAGCACGTCCTGTCGCGCGTCGCCGCCGGCAATCTTTATGTGAACCGCAACATCATCGGCGCCGTGGTCGGCGTGCAGCCGTTTGGCGGGCGCGGCCTTTCCGGCACCGGCCCCAAGGCCGGCGGACCGCTTTATCTTGGCCGCGTGACACAGACCGCGCCAAAGATTGATCGTGTCGCCAGCCAGCAGGACCAGGCGGCCGTCGATCTTGCCCGCTGGCTGGATGAAAACGGCCAGACCATCGCGGCTGAGGCCGCAAGGCAGGCTGCGGCCCTTTCCGGCCTCGGCTTTGAAACAGAACTGGCAGGCCCGGTCGGGGAGCGCAATGTCTATGCGCTGCATCCGCGCGGCAAGGTTCTGCTGATCCCCGCTACGGAACAGGGGCTGTATCGCCAGCTGGCGGCAGCACTTGCCACCGGCAACTCGGTCGTCATCGACAATGCGTCGGGACTGGAAAAAGCGATCTATGGATTGCCGGCAACCGTCACCTCGCGCATCGCCTGGGCTGACAACTGGGAAAAATCCGCACCCTTCGCCGGCGCGCTGATCGAAGGTGATGCGGAGCGTGTCGTGACGATCAACAAGAAGATCGCCGCTCTGCCCGGCCCGCTGGTTCTGGTTCAGGCTGCGACAACGGAAGCGCTTTCCGGTGAAAGCCAGCCCTATACGCTCGACTGGCTGGTGGAAGAAGTCTCGGTCAGCGTCAACACCACGGCCGCCGGCGGCAATGCCAGCCTGATGAGCATCGGCTGA
- a CDS encoding Lrp/AsnC ligand binding domain-containing protein codes for MANSHKTDDLDHFDLKILEALSEDGRMSVLQLSKRVGLSKTPCQTRLKRLVDEGYILGFRAVLNPHKLGVDHIAFAEVKLSDTREKALEEFNTAVRKIKEVEECHMIAGAFDYLLKVRTSDIRKYRRVLGEKISSLPSVSNTSTFVVMQSVKETGI; via the coding sequence ATGGCAAATAGTCATAAAACAGACGATCTGGATCATTTCGATCTCAAGATTCTTGAGGCCCTGAGTGAAGATGGGCGCATGTCCGTGCTGCAGCTGTCAAAAAGGGTGGGCCTCTCCAAGACGCCGTGCCAGACGCGGCTGAAACGGCTGGTGGACGAGGGCTATATTCTCGGCTTTCGGGCCGTTCTCAATCCGCACAAACTTGGGGTCGATCACATCGCCTTTGCCGAGGTGAAGCTTTCCGATACGCGGGAAAAGGCGCTGGAGGAATTCAATACTGCGGTGCGCAAGATCAAGGAAGTGGAGGAATGCCACATGATTGCAGGCGCCTTCGATTATCTCCTGAAGGTGCGTACCAGTGACATTCGCAAATACCGCAGGGTGCTCGGCGAAAAAATCTCAAGCCTGCCATCGGTTTCCAACACCTCCACATTCGTGGTGATGCAGTCGGTCAAAGAAACCGGCATCTAG
- a CDS encoding RNA polymerase sigma factor: MAKEPEQTEYNFKREMLAALPNLRAFAISLIRSRDRADDLVQDTIMKAWAKQDSYQPGTNMRAWLVTILRNEFYSQIRKSGREVQDTDGVYTSRLSVPPEQHGSVDLQDFRTALAKLPDDQREAILLIGASGFAYEEAAEICGCPVGTIKSRVSRARLRLQELLGIENENEFGPDAQMSAVTAAATAR; this comes from the coding sequence ATGGCGAAAGAGCCGGAGCAGACAGAATATAATTTCAAGCGGGAAATGCTGGCAGCGCTGCCAAACCTGCGAGCATTCGCGATTTCGCTTATCCGCTCAAGGGACCGCGCCGACGATCTTGTCCAGGATACGATCATGAAAGCCTGGGCGAAACAGGACAGCTATCAACCGGGCACCAATATGCGCGCCTGGCTGGTGACGATCCTCCGCAACGAGTTTTACAGCCAGATCCGCAAATCCGGTCGCGAAGTGCAGGATACGGATGGGGTTTACACCTCGCGCCTGTCAGTGCCGCCTGAGCAGCATGGATCGGTCGACCTGCAGGATTTTCGCACGGCGCTCGCGAAGCTGCCGGACGATCAGCGCGAAGCGATCCTCCTCATCGGAGCCTCGGGCTTTGCTTATGAGGAAGCTGCCGAGATTTGCGGCTGCCCCGTCGGCACGATCAAGAGCCGCGTCAGCCGCGCAAGGTTGCGCCTGCAGGAACTCCTCGGCATCGAGAACGAAAACGAGTTCGGCCCGGACGCGCAGATGAGCGCGGTAACCGCTGCGGCAACGGCGCGTTGA
- a CDS encoding NepR family anti-sigma factor has translation MNIFQSDQDSPDNPAAPQVPHSGRAVISRKLRELYDAVQDEGIPDKFLDLLEKLDEAESKAKIKASEE, from the coding sequence ATGAACATATTTCAATCGGACCAAGACTCGCCGGACAATCCGGCCGCCCCCCAGGTTCCGCACTCCGGGCGGGCGGTGATTTCCCGCAAGCTCAGAGAACTTTACGATGCTGTTCAGGATGAAGGCATCCCAGATAAATTCCTCGATCTTCTCGAAAAACTTGATGAAGCCGAAAGCAAAGCCAAAATCAAGGCTTCGGAGGAATGA